The nucleotide window CGCCGGTTGTTTATAGAACTCATAAAGTAATGAAGGCATACTACGTGCCCTTAGATGGGGGCGCCGCCACGTGGTCTCCggaggaggtctcggcgtccacCGTCGCCGCCACGGCGGTCGGCACGGGGCACCACATGCTCAAGGTCGAGGGCTACTCGCTGCTCAAGGTGACGCACGCCAAGAGCGGCAGCTACATAGAGTCCTCTGCGTTCAAGGTCGGAGGTCACACCCCGTTGCTACCTCAACGGCAACAGCAAGAAGGACGCCGGCTTCGTCTCGCTGTTCCTGTACCTCTGTAGCGACGCCGCCGGACCCGACGTCCACGCCGAGTACGAGTTTGCTTTGGCGCGTCACCAGGGCACGCCGCCGACGTACGATCACCAGGGCAAGCCGAGCAAGACGTCGCACGGCGTACGCTCGGTCGTCAGCGCCTTTGGCGGCAAGGACAACAGCTGCGGTTGGGGTTTCTCGCGGTTCATCAGAGTGGAAGACCTGGAGCGATCCTCGTTCCTCAAGGACGACTGCTTCGCCGTCCGGTGCACGGTCACCGTCGTCCAGGAGCAGACCGTGAAGGAGAAGGCCGTGCAGCCGCACGACCTGGCGAGGCTGGGGATGCTCTGCAAGTGCGACGACGACCTGTGCAAGCGCCATCACGACAGGCCTGCCGATTCTTGGAGAGATTTGCCAAGTTCTGCTATGCCATCTGCCGTGGCCCCGTTAGAGTAATCCAGTGAAATTTATTTATCACCTGAAATTCCACTTATTTATCACCTGAAATTCCACTTTTATTTACTAGTCCATCTATATGAAAGAGTGTGATACACTGGTAGAGAAATGACCTTTCATCCGCTTCGATTTTAGGCTTTAGTCTCGATATTTTTTACGTCCGGGAGTAAAGGaagaattagtcccggttggagctaccaacagggactaaagacccctgtcctggcacgctttcgcagcaggccacctttagtcccggttggtgttaccagcccggactaaaggtccttcaacctttagtcccggctggtaacaccaaccgggactaaagggtgaccttttagtcccggttggtgtcaccaacctGGATTAAAGGTCTCCCACCCGGGACCAAAGGTACCCCATAGGTCAATTCAAAATGAGAGTGTCCAGGACCCTGTTACATGTGGTGTACAGCTGAATTGGTAAGGAGTTTACGTGCGAGGAAAGAGGTCTTGGGTTCAAATCTCACACATCGTAAGAGAGGTCTCCCTACAATTTCGTTTATTTTTCTCTTTATGTGACCCGGGACCCTGTCACCCTGTCAGCTTCACTTCCCCTGGACTGCTGCTGGTCACTTGATGAAGCATTGCTGGCATTCCCCCGATCTTGAGAGGCGGCTTGATCCCAAGCCGGCGCCCTTGGAAACTACTGCTTGAGATACTCCAGCGGTTCCCAGGTTGCGAGCGAGGCAGGCATATGAGACCACTCCACCAAAGCTTGTTCCACCGGATGCGAACCATAAGACCAGCGCTGCTGCAAGCTACGGACTGGGACCTGAAACTCGACAAGGTCAGAAGGAAGAGTTGTGCTCACAGTCTAGTCACCGGCGGAGAgcttcagctgagaaacatggaaaacCGGATGTATCATCGCAGACGAGGGAAGCTCCAGGTGATAAGCCACTTTGCCCACGCGTTCCGGAACACGGAATGGCCCGAAGAACTTGAAAGCCAACTTGTGATTGGAGTGACGAGCCAGCGAAGACTGAATATAAGGTTGGAGCTTTAGGAATACCAAATCACCAACTGAAAACTGACGTTCAGTGCGGAATTTGTCAGCCTGCTTCTTCATACAGTCCTGGGCACGCAGCAGATGTTGCTGAACCAAGCGATGCAACAAGGACAAGCCTCGGCGAGTGACAGCCAGCTACTCCATCGTCGAGGACAAGCCTGAGTGAAACAGTGGAGGTAAGTCTCGAGAGCATAATTCACCCGCTCCGTTTGCCTGTCTGTCTGCGGATGATATGATGTGCTCATGCGGAGTTCAGTACCAGCCAACTGAAACAACAGCTGCCAGAGCCGACTAGTGAACACACGGTCTCGGTCAGAGATGATGGCCACGGGCATACCATGGAGCATGAAGATGTGGTCCATAAATAAACGAGCAACTGATGCCGCAGAAAATGGGTGCTTCAACGGAATGAAATGGGCgaacttggaaaatttgtcgaccACCACAAGAATGGCATTGGCAGAACCAGAAAGCGGCAAACCTTCCACGAAATCCAGAGAAATGACTTCCCATGAA belongs to Miscanthus floridulus cultivar M001 chromosome 4, ASM1932011v1, whole genome shotgun sequence and includes:
- the LOC136547974 gene encoding BTB/POZ and MATH domain-containing protein 3-like, with protein sequence MKAYYVPLDGGAATWSPEEVSASTVAATAVGTGHHMLKVEGYSLLKVTHAKSGSYIESSAFKDAGFVSLFLYLCSDAAGPDVHAEYEFALARHQGTPPTYDHQGKPSKTSHGVRSVVSAFGGKDNSCGWGFSRFIRVEDLERSSFLKDDCFAVRCTVTVVQEQTVKEKAVQPHDLARLGMLCKCDDDLCKRHHDRPADSWRDLPSSAMPSAVAPLE